The Marinobacter sp. M3C sequence TCAAGCTGTCCCAGCACACTCATACCCAGCAACACTGTGTCAGAGTTCATATCAGGCATGATGGTGCCGGGGACATTATTGAACGTGAAATTGCCCAAACGTAATTCACCAATGGTGGTGTCCCAGGCTTTGCCGAGTCCGGCTAAGACCTGCTTGTTGGGCGAAGGATTCTGAAACTGCCACGGTTGTGGCACCGGTATCCAAAATGAAGGTGACGTTTTGGTTGTTGATGGTACCGATGGCCAGATAATGGCCCTGGCGGTTGGCCTGAAGTTCAATTTCAGTAGCGCTGCCGCGCATGTGACTGACCAGAAGCTGGTTGGTCTTGCGGGAATCCCAATGATTGAACAAATAAGTCGTAACGATGAGCAACACAACCCAAAAACCGGCAAAGTACAGAAGGTATCGGGTTTCTGGTCTTAAAAGGCCGCGTTTGCTCATGTCATTCCTTGTAAGAGTCGTCCGTCAAACTGGCCAGCCCGATGGAAACTTACACTGAGCACTCCGAGCCAATAAACCACAACCCGATTTTTTCTGACCGAAATGTGCCTGTGTCGTCCAATACGGGCGCAACTGCGCTAGTGAGTTTCCGGATTCTGGTGATGGACGATAACGAGATCTATCTGGGACATCTGCGACAAGTGCTGCAACCAAACGTCTTGAGTTGTGCTCACATCGAGCTTGTGACCAGCAATAACCCTGTCACGATCATGGACTTGATCGAAGAGCAGCGTTTTGATGTTCTGCTCATGGATTTTTACCTGCCCCGGCTTGATGGTTTGGCGTTTCTCGAATGGCTGGCCACAGGTGAGCATGTCAAGGGCGTACCGAAAATTGTTTTTACTGACGATCCGGGGGATTCCTCAAAAAGTGCGCACAGATATTACCAGAAAAAACGCACAAGTTGTGTTCAAGCACGGCGATCCCTCCAACGTAAAAGCGTTGGTTTGCGATGTGCTGCGAATCAAACAGCATCAAACGCGGTCTATTCTAAAAGTCAGCTGACTATCAAGGGCCGTAAAGGACACTTAAAATCTGGACTACTATACCAGATACGCTTTATAGGCCCGCAACCTCCCGGACCGCGCCACCGAGTTCCATTCAGGCAAAAGTGTAGACCGCCTTTTTTAGGCGCTTTCGTACAGCGTTATCGTGCGCAGGTTATTCGAGGTTATGAAAAGTTATGCTAGGAAAAAACAGGTGCGATTAAGCGGCGAATGGGGATGTAGCAGGATTGCACCCTATTTAGTGGTTAGTGTGGTAGGCGTATCTGGTATAAAAAATCATATTTCATATAGAGTGTTCACGATTAACTTCCACGCACATGGGCTGGAACCAATGAGTATCGGGTGCCCTGTGGCCATGCTGACCAGCGGCCACGATAGTAGCGCTCGGCTACCAGGCGGCGAACGTGGGAGCGAACAACGTGTACAGCCCGGTCTTGCAGAGACTTGGGGGTGCGATGAGCACCTTCAGATCGTAGTGGACTCCACGATCCAGCTTGGACAAACCGATTCTGGTTTGTTGTGATGATGCAGGCTGGACATTCTCTAACGACAAATATATGCCCAGCGATAACACTAATCGAACAGCGTCGGCGAGATCGCCTTTTTCGCTCTCAGCTATCTCGGCCTGAAAAGAACGGTTGATAATTATCTGATATGATATGTCAGATATTAAAAGAAAAATCACACGATTAAGCCACCGTGATGGACGCCAAATAAGAGGGCCGCCTGCATGAACCACACGGATGACAACGATGTTTTTGTGCCTGGTGAGCTGATCGGCAAGCTCTCTGAGGCTTACCAGGCGTTGCTGGAACGATCCCTTGCGTGGCGGGACATCTCCGATGCCGATCATCACGCGGGTTACGAGGTGTTTGTGCCAACTTTCGATACCGATGATACTCAACGACGGTCTTTGGCTGCGCGGCAGCAAGCGGTCACCGAATCCACGGGGTTGACCATTGATGACGCTTTGGATCGAGAGTTCGGCGCTGGGTTGATCTGCGCTTCAAAGGCCGTTGTGTCTGCCGTGGACGCTATGAATAAAGCCAAATCAGACTTCAAAGATACCGTGATGGAAATACGCGCCCTCGCCTCTGGTCAGCCGTCTGTGTCACGGGATAAATATCTGAAGAAAGCGATGAAAAGCGCAGGTATTCAAACCTTGCACCTTCGGGAATGTTATCGACACATTCGGATAATGCCACCTAATCTAGAAGTGTTTGCGTGGACATGGGCAACCAGTCATGCGCGAATTCAAAAGCTCAGTTTTGATGGCGCCGTGAAGCTGGCTGAAGGCTTGCGGGATCGTGACGAAATGCTCGCAGACATGGCCATCGATATTCTCCACAAAAGATGCTCACCGGACGAAATACTGGCCCGTCGTGTACCACTACCGAATCAGATGCGGGCGAATTATGCGTATCGAGAAGACGGCGAGCTGATTCGTAACAGCTGCCCCTTGTCCGGCGTGGTCATTGCTCAACAAAAAACGCTGCCCAGACTGGTTTGGCGACCCAATCCGGTGTGGTCAGACTCCCAACCTGCACGGCTTCCCCGCGAGTCGATTATGGAAAAAGACCCGCTGATTGAAGTCCTGGCTTTATACCGGTACGTCCACCATGACCGTTGATCACCCTGCCCTTCAAGCGAAAGTACGTTGTTACGGCGCACGCGCTGCACTGACGGCGGAGGCGACCTCTATAACCCGCGATGGACAGTCGCCGATTGCCGCGTTGAACCTGGATGTCGCTCAAAGACAGGGCGAACACGTTCAATGGGACAAGAAAATTACGTTGCAGCTGGGCGAAACAGAACTGCCTTTATTTGCTGCTCTGTGCCTCGGTTTGCTTCCAAAGGTTCATTTCAAGCGGCCCACCAAAGGCATCGTGATTGAGCGACAACCGAACAAACTGTTTGTGTCTGCCACTCAAGGACAAGGTACTGCTTATGCACTGCCCATACCGATGGCTCAGTCGTTTCAGCTGAGTGCGCTGGCCCTGGCACAGCTGAAGAAACAGGTGTCCGGTGTGGACGAAGCCTTTCTTTTGGCTGCGCTACGCGGCGCTGCCGCACTGTACAGTCACTCATAAATTCCAAATTGTAGTGGCCAAGTGCTTTCTGGTTTCACTGTTAACTGTAAACTGATGGGGGTTATGTGAAAGAGCAAGGTGCAAAAGTTGTCATCACAACGCAAATCTTTGGCTCAATCGGCCCTTGGCAATCGTTCGCGAGGATTTGATCGTTGAGTGTGACTTATTATGGCAGTGGTGATCACCCAAGCGGCTTTGTTGGATTTCGTGCTGTTCGGTCTTGGAATCACGGAAAAGATTACCGTCAGTGTTATTTCTCGACATCTGCGGCTAAATCCCAGTCCGACAGTGATGTGTACTTCCGGTATCAGAAATTGCGGGCTGAACATCAGGATGCCTGTTGGGCTGTTGAGAGCCTGGAGCACCAGTATCAACGGTTTGTCACGATGACTAACCCGACAACCAAACCCGAGCGTGGGTTGGGCGTTCACGGTATCACCGCCATGTTCGCCCGTTGGCACGGTGGAAAGTGGGAGCCCTGCTTTTCTGTTTCACGCCCTGGTAAACCTCAGAAGCGTTTTTTCTTCCGACACCATCCTTTCACCAAGGCGTGGGAGTTGGCCGTCGATCATTGGGCGCAAGAGAACGGTATCAGGGAGGTGGATCGCGAACGGGTTTTGAACTCCCCGCCGGAGCCGTCTCAGTTTAAACGCTTACGACGGCAAATAAACGACATTGAGGGCTCTAGCGTGCCTGTGGAAGCTCTTCGGTCTGTATTTCAAGAACAGAGGGACTTGATTGATGCTACGCAAGCTGCAGAGAAAATCCGCTCGTTAAAATTGGCGGACTCCCCTAGTTCTAACGCATCACTGGTCAGCACTGAAAGGGAAATATTGGAATGGTTTGAACTTGCGATGGAAGGGGCAGGCTAATTGGGCCGACAAAATTCCACGCATTGACTCATTAATAAACTAACTAACTGAATGCCGTTGACTCACCTAAAATCAAACTACCGTCTGTAATTTTGGGGTGAGTAATGGAACAGATAATGAGCCTCTCAGCTCGGCGAGTCAAGTTGACGAATCTCATTCAGAACCGGGGGGTTCTGAGCATTGATCCATACATCTAAATCAACAGCATCCATCACGTCACCCTCACTGCGGATATGTGATCTGGATGCGATTATGATCCACATCGAGAACAACCAATGCGCGACCGCCAGCCTGATACGAAGCGTCAACCAGGAACTCGGCTAAAGGCTTCGTCGCGCGATTCACAGAAACGGTAACGGGAATGACCGGCGCATTACCCAAGATCTGTGGCTCGTCATATCCAACCAGACAAGCCACGCAAGAAAGGCTGCAGCTCTCCGTAGAAGTCCTCTTTCAAGACAGTCTCTTTATGCCAGACAACCGGGAAGTCGTTCAGATCGTAATCCAGTTCGCTACCCATGCCAGATGCAGCCACGCGAGCGGACTCAGCGTAACTCAACGTGCGATAGGAATTGCTGATCTCGTTTGCAGCCTCAGAGAGCTTAACGATTGCCGGATCAACGTCTAAATTGACCTGCTGTGGGGTTGCACAGCCCTGCAACAAAAATCCGGCCGCAGCGACTGCCAGAAGAGTTTTTGCGCCTGTTTTCATTGTCCACATTCATCGAACGAGTTAATTGATTAATGTAGGTCATACTACCATAGAGAAGATTGCACTCTGCTCTGAGGCGGCTAAAAGTACACCAATGTTTACGGCCAAAGGGTTCGCAGCAGAGCCCCGGCTGATTTGTTGAGCCCGCACAAAGAGTTACGACTACCGCACCCGCAAAACACGTAATGAAACTGGGTGGTAACGCCTCAAAATACCGCTTTAAAAACACTCCAACCGCAGTTGTTGCCGGTTTAACAGGCATTGTTGCCGATTCAACAACACTCCAACCGCAGTTGTTGCCGGTTCAACAGGCATTGTTGCCGATTCAACAACACTCCAACCGCAGTTGTTGCCGATTCAACAGGCATTGTTGCCGATTCAACAACACTCCAACCGCAGTTGTTGCCGATTCAACAGGCATTGTTGCCGATTCAACAACACTCCAACCGCAGTTGTTGCCGATTCAATAACACTCCAACCGCAGTTGTTGCCGATTCAACAGGCATTGTTGCCAGCTTTCGTGTCATTCGGTGCTTCTTTTTCAGCGAAACTACCAGGTAGCGAACTGAATTTTGATGGCAGATTCAATCTAAAATGTGAGCGCATTGAGACCTCAAAACTGCACTGATACTATTAGTCTATGGTAATCTATACGATATCAACAACACTGATCCGGTCACTAGATCTTAAGTAGTAAAAATGTATTAAAAACCTGTAGTACGTCTATAAAGTATTAGGGGTAAAGACTAATCAAGATAGCGGGGACTGAGAACGCCTCGAAGCAAGGAGATTGACCGCCAGCCAGTCATCACGAACAGCACGCTCAAACACCAGAGAAAACGTCATGCAAATCCTGATAAACCTAGATGCCAACCACCCAACCTTCCCGCCTGGCACTCTGGACACCCGGTCACGAAGCCTCATGGAGACCTACATCAAAGAGCGGTTCTTCGATAACCTCATGTACCACGAGGCCGTCCAGAAAGACTTCGCTGTCTGGCTTGAGGCTCACCAAAAGAACTCCCAGGCCAGCCCAAAAGGTAAGCGTCTGGAAATCCGGAAGATCCGTTCGGCTGCCGAGAAAGGGCTGAACACGACCACCCTGCTAGGCGAGATGGAACGCCTCCACTTTGACGCCCGAAACAACGTGCCAGACAAGCAGATCAATTTCGGGCTATCCCATCTGATCGATACGGATTTCTTAGCCCGCATGGCCAAGCAAGCCGGCAATCCCGATATTCCGATTACCCAACGCCGGGGCCTGATGCTGTTCGGGGCAACCCTCATGGTAGGCATCCGGACATCCGAGTGGACAACCGCTCGTTTGATTTCGGACAACCCACCGGTACTTCCCGGGGAAACGGCGGCCCACCCCATTCTGGTCATCCAGACCGCAAAGACTCGGAAAGTCGATCCCGAGCCTCGGTACCTGATACTGGAAGGTTTTGATCGGGGCGCCCTTGGCATGATTGAGGCTTGCATTGAAATGACCGCCAGCATGACCAACGGCCATTTAGGTCAACTGGTTGCTGGAATGCGGCAAGCCATGTTGAGAGTGGCGGACAGCCCGGAAGCATTTGAGCTGATCGAGCACATCGATATGAGGACGGCCAGAAAGGTGTTCACCGTGGAGTCGCGTCGAGACAAGTGCAGCCCGGAAGCCGTTTCAGCCGCCTTGGGTCACACGACCACGAACAACCTGCGTTGGTATGCACAGGGCGACATACATTGCGAACGGCTAACCGACATCCCGCTTGCCCGGGCCACCCTCAACGCCGTTAAGAAAGTCCGTGACCCTTTGGCCGACTTCAACGAGCGCAAACAGCTTGCCGGTGGAAAGCCGCTGAGTGGCTACCCTGACCTTGGCACGGACAACCCGAACGCCGATCTGGACAACCGCGGCTCTGCTTCTCTGGCCAACCGACTGATCAACCCTCAAGGGAATCGCTGATGCACTGCCTGGCACACCGAATGACAACACCCTTGGCCGACCTGATCCTTGGCTGAGCTCACCTCACCAAAGCGTCCTTATAGAGATCCGGAACATGACCGTCTAGCTGTAGGAATCCCCCATCTTTAGATGTGGAGAGTATGTTTGCCAGAAATTAAGATGGTTTGGTGATCGTTGCCCACCTTACTCTGCATCACCTTACCCGGAAAATGGATATTGCTATCCTGACTAGGATAGTGTTTCTGCATGAACTAAAAACTGCGCGGCTATGCTATCAAGCCGCGCTTTCACTACTACTCGCCACTCCGGCATAAACCGATCCAGCAGCCCGTAAAATCGCGGGCTGTGATTGTGCTCCTCCAGATGACACAGTTCGTGCAGAATCACGTAATCAATGGCCTTGGTGGGGGCCTTGACGAGGTGGGGGTTGAGCAGCACAGCGCCTTCTGGTGAGCAACTGCCCCATTGGGTTTGCATATCCATGATGCGCCAATTCGGTGTTGTTTTTGTCCAGGGTAGTTTCTCTACCATCAGGTCAAGCCGACGTTGAAACACTTCCCGGGCTTTTTCTCTATACCAATCTCGGACAGCCTTCTGTGTCCGTTCTGGACTCCAGTTCCTTGCCTTGTACTCGCAGTTGGCCTCCAATGAGCTTACAAGTCACTTTGCGCTGTTCTGGATCGTTGATCACCTTCAGCACGTACCGCCTGCCAAGGTAAAGCAGGCTTTCACCGCTCACCCATTGTCGCGGTTGGACATGGCGGGTGCGCTCCTCGATGTCATCCAGGTGCTTTAAGACCCAGCGAGCCCGGCGCTGCACCGCGGCTTTGATCTCCGGCAGTGATGCGTATCTCGGTGCCTCGACCTCAACATTACCATTGGGATGCACATGTACCCTGATGGCTGCCTTCTTGCTGTCGGCCCGATACGTCAGGCGATACTGAAACTCCCGATCCCCATACCGAATAACATACTTTTGTGGTGTCTCTGTTGGGCTCGGCATAACAGCGGTCATCGGTTGGCGACCCCGTTGCGAATGATCTGAACCACTTCATCCAATACCTCTTTGGCTTTATCCAGCCCAACGAGGGAAAACAGCCTGGGCAACAGGTTCTTGCGAACGTCCTGCTCGATGCCCACCGGGTTCAGGGAGTTCTCGGCCACGGCCCGGTTCACCACCTGGTCAATCTCGAAGGCCTCGGCGATTAATTGCTCACCTTTGTCAGCTTCCAGTGTGGTGAAACCCGCACCCAATACCAGCTTAAACGCGCCGTAGTAAGCCTGAGCATGTTTGTTTCCCTGGAAGGACTCCGTGGGCAAGTCCGGTACATCCCGGTCATCGACCAGGGTTTCCAGCTCACTGAACAGTTTGAACTGGGCCTTGTAGTCGAACAGGGACTCGGCTTTTTTTATGGCATCTTTCAATAAGGCAGAGAACACCTTTTGGGCGTATGGGTCGTCACTCTGACGGAATACACCCGCCTGGTGAAAACGAACTACTTGCTGTGCTACATCGATGATGCCAGTTTACGCAATTACGTTCAGCGTGCGCTGAACCGTGGAGAGGCCTATCACCAGTTGCGCCGAGCCGTGAGCAACGTTAATGGGGATCAGTTCCGAGGTAGCTCAGATGAAGAAATCCAACTATGGAACGAGTGCGCTCGGTTGGTCACCAATGCCATCATCTATTTCAACTCCAGGATACTCAGCCAGCTGTTGACCAGCTTTGAATATCACGGAGATACCAAGAGAATGGGAATCGTAAAACAGGCCTCCCCGGTGGCTTGGCATAACATTAACCTCAAGGGCACCTACAACTTTGAATTGAGCGAAAGGTTACCCGATCTAGAGGAGCTAATGCGCTCAATCGAGGGGTATTTGCCCATCAGCGAAAAGTAATACCCCTCTGGAAGCCACG is a genomic window containing:
- a CDS encoding SprT family zinc-dependent metalloprotease, with the protein product MEANCEYKARNWSPERTQKAVRDWYREKAREVFQRRLDLMVEKLPWTKTTPNWRIMDMQTQWGSCSPEGAVLLNPHLVKAPTKAIDYVILHELCHLEEHNHSPRFYGLLDRFMPEWRVVVKARLDSIAAQFLVHAETLS
- a CDS encoding response regulator; the encoded protein is MDDNEIYLGHLRQVLQPNVLSCAHIELVTSNNPVTIMDLIEEQRFDVLLMDFYLPRLDGLAFLEWLATGEHVKGVPKIVFTDDPGDSSKSAHRYYQKKRTSCVQARRSLQRKSVGLRCAANQTASNAVYSKSQLTIKGRKGHLKSGLLYQIRFIGPQPPGPRHRVPFRQKCRPPFLGAFVQRYRAQVIRGYEKLC
- a CDS encoding YgjP-like metallopeptidase domain-containing protein; protein product: MPSPTETPQKYVIRYGDREFQYRLTYRADSKKAAIRVHVHPNGNVEVEAPRYASLPEIKAAVQRRARWVLKHLDDIEERTRHVQPRQWVSGESLLYLGRRYVLKVINDPEQRKVTCKLIGGQLRVQGKELESRTDTEGCPRLV
- a CDS encoding DotD/TraH family lipoprotein (Members of this family include DotD of type IVB secretion systems and TraH of plasmid conjugative plasmid systems, both lipoproteins.) produces the protein MACLVGYDEPQILGNAPVIPVTVSVNRATKPLAEFLVDASYQAGGRALVVLDVDHNRIQITYPQ